The Gadus chalcogrammus isolate NIFS_2021 chromosome 16, NIFS_Gcha_1.0, whole genome shotgun sequence DNA window gagggcagtgttgCAGCACATGTTGATGTTGTGAGATTAACATCTCCAGCTAGTTGGTTTGTAATTAGGACATATTGTCCCTCTCTGTCACGAAAATAAACAGGGTTTATAAACTATTGTTTTGAATCTCAAAAATTAAGTATTTAGTTGGTCCCCACTGTGTcgttctaacacacacacacacacacacacacacacacacacacacacacacacacacacacacacacacacacacacacacacacacacacacattatgacaCTTTAAACAGGTCATGCCAATTTAACCTTGATACCtggaaaggagggaggaagggagggaggggggagataatgagagacagagagagatagagattaATCAGGAGTGGAATGAGGATGCAGAGGACAATGACAAAATGGGCGGAGCAATGGTTGAGGGATAAGCCAACAGAAACAGATGGACTAACATcccagacagggagagagaccggagagagacgggagagctACAGACCTTCACAACAGAATGCCAAGACGTCCTGAAACTCAGCAGAGAAGCCCCCCTCGGACCCCCACGGCCTCCTCCTGAAGCTCAGACCGGCCCCCTCGGACCCCCACGGCCTCCTCCTGAAGCTCAGACCGGCCCCCTCGGACCCCCACGGCCTCCTCCTGAAGCTCAGACCGGCCCCCTCGGACCCCCACGGCCTCCTCCTGAAGCTCAGACCGGCCCCCTCGGACCCCCACGGCCTCCTCCTGAAGCTCAGACCGGCCCCCTCGGACCCCCACGGCCTCCTCCTGAAGCTCAGACCGGCCCCCTCGGACCCCCACGGCCTCCTCCTGAAGCTCTGTTACAGAGTCCGTCCTCTCGATAACGTCCTTCcagcgctccacctcctgacccctgacccctgaccccctgctCCTCGCCGCGGCCCTGGACCTGTTGAGGAAGACGCAGGGCAGCGGACGTGGCAGGAAGAGGCGGGGGGCCTGCAGCTCCGGAAAGAGGCTTGAGAAGCGGCTCCGCGGAGCCATGCGGACCGCCAGGCGGGCCAGCAACGTGGAGGTGCCCTCCTTCCTGCGCCAGCTGGCCAAGGAGACCGAGAAGATGGTCACCTTCTTCTTCAAGGGGGGGCCGCGAGAACGGGACGCGGGCGAGGACCGGGACGCGGACGGGGAGGACGCGGCGCCCAGCCCCTACCTGGACCGGCCCGTCCTGGAGAAGGTGGTGGCGGAGGGGGGGTGCGGGCGGGGCACCAGCTACGCCGTGGCCAGCATGCAGGGCTGGAGGAGCTCCATGGAGGACGCCCACACCTGCCTGCCCGCTCTGAAGGCCCCTCTGGCGGCCTGGAGCTACTACGCCGTGTTCGACGGCCACGCCGGCAGCAGCGTGGCCCAGTACTGCTCCAGGAACCTGCTGGACCACATCCTGGCCTCAGGTAGGCCGGAGACGCACACCCACCCCGATCCAGATctgtagatctatagatctatagatatcaAGGCAATAGAACTGAATTAGGGTACTTCTGTCTGATACATCTCACCAATCCAAACTCGGATaggtaaaaaatataaaagaaagGGATCTCATTGCGAAGATCATGTTACATTTAAAAGTCTTCACATGTTTAGTTTTCTACTGGCTAAACTGGTTTACAACTGACCAAACCAGTGAACATGCCCAGTATACTTTACATTACGCTTGGTGGAGATGAACTGGTCTGTGACCATTAATTACAACCCCAACTCAATTTAACCTCACCACAACCTCTGACCTCGACCTCTAACCCCATCACGACCCGCCAGCCCATCACGACCTCCAACCCcatcctgacctctgaccccatcACGACCTCTAACCCCACGACATCTGACCTCGACCCCTAACCCCATCCCGACCCCATCACAACCTCTAACCCCATCACGACCTCTGACTCCGACCCCTCATCCCATCACGACCTCTAACCCCACGACATCTGACCTCGACCCCTAACCCCATCCCGACCCCATCACAACCTCCAACACAAtcacgacctctgacccctcaccCCACCACGACCTCTGACCTCGACCTCCCtcccgacctctgaccccatcacgacctctgacccctcaccCCACCACGACCTCTGACCTCGACCTCCCtcccgacctctgacccctcaccCCACCACGACATCTGACCTCGACCTCCCtcccgacctctgaccccatcacgacctctgaccccggcTCCTCTGCTCCCCAGGGGCCctgcgagaggaggaggaccccgaggaggtgaaggagggggtgggCAGTGCCTTCCTGGCGCTGGACTCCCACATGCACCAGCTGACCCGGCGGGACGACTGGGAGCGCAGCGGATCCACGGCGGCGGCCATCCTGATCTCGCCGCACCACCTCTACTTCATCAACTGCGGCGACTCGCGCACCCTGCTGTGCCGCGACGGCGCCGTGGCGTTCTACACCGAGGACCACAAGCCCTGCAACCCGCGGGAGCGCGAGCGCATCCAGAACGCGGGCGGCTCCGTGACGCTGCAGCGCGTCAACGGCTCGCTGGCCGTGTCCCGCGCCCTGGGGGACTTCACCTTCAAGGAGGTGGGCTGGCGGCCGCAGACGGAGCAGCTGGTGTCCCCGGAGCCCGAGGTGTACGAGATGGAGCGCAGCGCCGACCGCGACGAGTTCCTCATCCTCGCCTGCGACGGCGTCTGGGACGCCATCGGCAACGAGGAGCTGTGCGCCTTCGTGAGGAGCCGGCTGGTGGTCTGCGAGGACCTGAGGGAGATCTGCTGCCAGGTCCTTGACCTCTGCCTCTACAAGGTGAGACCGGGTCCGATGGACgggtgggaggttcggtgtgcgCTGGTTCACGTCCCGCGGAGCTCCCTCCTGTCGCTCTGAGCTAGCATGCCTCAGCGGGACGCCGAGACACCTTCAGCTCCTGGGGGATTTATGAACCAATGACGTCGAAGCAGCGCGGGTGGGCTGGGGGAAGGTGGAGGGCCAAGGGTGGTGGTTTCCCAGGTGCTCCCCTGATTACGTTGCCTGGTAACCAGAGCAGCGCGCCCGTCCAGCGGGCCGgaccagaggagagggggtTTATAAATAGGAGACTTAGGGCCGCCGGGACGGGGAGAGGGCTATGTAAGGGACGGGATTAGGGATTAACACCACAGAGCCACAAGACACCACAACACTGCAGGGCTCTACAAGATGAGGACGAGAACAAGAAGGATTAGATTATACTACACACCAGTACACTGCCACACCAGCCAGGTGCCACCGttatcacccccaccaccacctcatccaCAATGCACCTCTTCACTAACGAGATGCAAAGCTGCGTAATCCTTAGTCACAGGTGATTTGGTGTGACGTCATCATTAACCAGTGCTATGATGCTGTCCCCTGAGTCACTGCACTAAATAACTTCACCTTCCAAACCTTAGAAGGTTCCTTATgttctatatgtatatatttaccattatatatatatataatggctaccgcgccccttcctccccagaCTCAGGTCTCGTCGCAAGAGTAGTGCATGTTTGTTATTGAGCCACCTACCTGCTTCCTTTACACCCCCCCCCTGTCCACAGGGAAGCCTGGACAACATGAGCATCATCCTGGTGTGTTTCCCTGGCGCCCCCCAGCTGTCCCAGAAGGCACTGCAGGAGGAGGCGGCGCTGGAGAAACAGATCGACCTCACAGTGGGCGGTGCGTTCCTTCACCCCTCTAAAGGCTGTTCTACGCCCAAACACCGTCCGTCCTCTGCACCACCTGCCTCACCCTGCACAGACCTCAGGCCTGGTTTCCTGTCAGGGAGATATGCTTCCTAAGCAGGCAGCAGTATAATTATACAGGGGTCACTAGACGCCTTTGTACAGTTTACAGCGGCGGGCCGAGTTTGAACGCATAAACAGCCTCATGATTGGTTGAGACAAACATGCAGTGAAAGAAAGGAAAACTCCCAATTCACATTAAACTCGTCTGCAATCAGATTTCAAACACTCATCCAAAGTCAGAGTGGTGAGACTTGATCTGAAACCTAACGATGTGACTATTGATCCGTCTATCGTCCGTTTCAGAGATCATCGCGTTGATCAGGTCCAGGAACGAGGATCCTGACCTGCTGTACGTCATCAAGTTCCTGACGGCGGAGAACCTGGAGGGGCTTCCCCCAGGGGGCGGGGTCATCAGCAAGTGAGCAGCGCCCCCTCACACACCCCCGCTGTTAGAGCGTAGCCAAAGAGGACTCCCAGGGACCTGGACCAGCAGACCTGCTGTAACGTGTGTTCTCTCTACAGGCGTGACTGCATCATCGCTGCCTACCAGAAGCACATCCTGGCTGGGAAGAGCCAGGAGCCAATGGTGAGCAACGCTCACAGAGAGCTACATCTAGATGAAGAAGATCTTCATGATCTACACGACCTACATTATCTACATTTAGAAGATCTACATCTACATCTAAAAGATCCACATCTAGAGCTACATCAAGATGTAGGAGATCTACATGATCTGGATGAAGAAGATCTACATGATCTACACAACCTACATTATCTACATGTAGAAGATCTACATCTAGATCTAAAAGATCCACATCTAGAGCTACATCTAGATGTAGCTGTATGTTGATCTTCTACTTCTAGATCTATGGCAGGAGCACAGATCTAGATTTATCTAGGTGTAAATCCAGATCTAGATCTGGATCTAGATGCAGATCCTTGTGCTCATGATGGGACTATGTATGCTCCTGCCATCTGGGGTGTCCACCATACTGGTCCTCTCACAGATCATCTGGGGGGTCCACCACACTGGTCCTCTCACAGATCATCTGGGGTGTCCACCATACTGGTCCTCTCACAGATCATCTGGGGGGTCCACACTGGTCCTCTCACAGATCATCTGGGGGGTCCACCACACTGGTCCTCTCACAGATCATCTGGGGGGTCCACACTGGTCCTCTCACAGATCATCTGGGGGGTCCACACTGGTCCTCTCACAGATCATCTGGGGGGTCCACCACACTGGTCCTCTCACAGATCATCTGGGGGGTCCACCACACTGGTCCTCTCACAGATCATCTGGGGGGTCCACCACACTGGTCCTCTCACAGATCATCTGGGGGGTCCACCACACTGGTCCTCTCACAGATCATCTGGGGGGTCCACACTGGTCCTCTCACAGATCATCTGGGGGGTCCACCACACTGGTCCTCTCACAGATCATCTGGGGGGTCCACACTGGTCCTCTCACAGATCATCTGGGGGGTCCACCACACTGGTCCTCTCACAGATCTCATGAAGGAGAGCGTATCTGCTCCTCAGTTAATAATGAAGCTCTGACTcctctgaccaatcaggacgtCGTCCAGGAGGAGCCGGAGAAAGACTCCAGCTCCAGTGAATGATCctgaggacctccaccctgaggATCTCCACCCTGAGGACCTCTGAGGACCTCCACCATGAGGACCTCCACCATGAGGACCTCCTTCCTGgagacctccaccctgaggaCCTCCACCCTTGGGTCCTCCACCCTGAGGACCGCCACCCTCTAAGCACCTCCAACctgaggacctccaccctgaggACCTCCCCCCTctgaggacctccaccctgGGGACCTCCACCAtgaggacctccaccctctgaggacctccaccctgaggACCGCCACTCTGAGGACATCCACCCTctgaggacctccaccctgaggACCTCCCCCCTCtgaggacctccaccctctgaggacctccaccctgaggACCTCCCCCCTctgaggacctccaccctgaggACCTCCACTCTCtgaggacctccaccctctgaggacctccaccctctgaggacctccaccctctgaGGGCTTGGTCCCGGTTCCTGGTCTGAGTCGGACCCTGCGTCCTCAGCTCCAGGTTAAGGTCTGCTCAGAGAACCGGCCAATCACCTCCTGTTCAGAGGGGCTCAGAGAGCGGGTCAGTTCCTGTTCAGAGAGGCTCAGAGAGCGGTTCACTTCCTGTTCAGAGAGGCTCAGagagggaaccaatcacagcccacaGACTTCTTTTCGTGgtacaataaaaataattaaaatgatgTCTGACGTTGCCTTTTCTGTGCATAGAACGAAACTAGACGCTCATATTTGAAAGTCAATGTGTCAGTAGGACATATTGCCCCTCTCTCTGACCAAGAGGAACTGGCTTGGTTGCACTAGATCGAAATTGTTTTGAATCTCACAAATATGCACAAATAACGTAGTTCGGTTTGTCAGAACTATGTCGCTCTatcacagacagagacagaaacagagacagagagacagaaaaagagacggacagagacagagacacacgacCACTGATGCAGCCATCATATTTGTCCCacagatcaacaacaacatggtCAATATCCGTTAAaggaaaggtcagaggtcaccggtGCCCCAAATCTGCATTGCACGGCAAAACGTGTGACCTCTGTCCACGTGCAAGCGCAGCGAAGCCTGCTCTACCCTCAGTAGATGTTGTCTACACAGCCAAGTGTGAGAGCAGTGGTCTGGAATGGATGGAATGATGCAGACTTGAAGGCATTtacccagagagaggggggggttctaagaaacacactcacagctaCTTAGCGGTTCCCTTTAGCATTATAGAATATGCTCGTAAACGCTAGAGCAACATATTGTTTACTGTGCCATAGAAACTAGAAGGCAAATATGTGCATAATATGTATGCATTAAATAAGGTTTTCTTAAGAAAATAATCTGCAAAATAAGCATAGGGTTAAATTCTGTGATAGACGACAGGCTGGatataataattgaataaagGTGGCAAAGAATAGATTGAGTCTAGAAGGTACTTGTTTGTTGATCGGTCTACCTCCTGAACCAGGAAGTTCCTTCAGATGAACTTGTGCCTGAATGCCGCTGAGGCACTTGGCCCAGGGGTGTGGAATTCAAACCCTGCACGAACACACAACCCCTTCATTAATCACACAACTTTCAGCTTACTGTGAGAAATCAGACTTTAGTACCAAACAGATTACCAGGAGGGGGCCCCGAGTCCTCAGCCCAGCAGGGGGGGTCATGGGCCAGCAGAATGTGTGGTCAGGGTGCAGGAGACACCTCTGTGTAGTAATTACACCAGAAGGGCCTCCACTGGCCACattctcctcccacctcctgctCTCTGATGAGGAGCAGTGAACACAACATCAGAGAGCTGCACAACCGGAGGAGCACACAGCAGGTCGGCCTCCACGAAGGACGAAGgacgaggaagacgaggagggaaGGCTGGAGAGCAAAGAGCAGCAGCTTCAGAGCTCACTGTGAGTCGGACGTGTTGCTGTTCAGTGACAGACTGAGACAGAACGAGACCTCCTACCGCAGTCTACATAAAGGGACCTTTTTAGTCGAGCTTTAGTGATAAATAACTTGTCCTGAACCATGTGAAACAATGTTTCACTATGATTGATATCGTTGTAAATCGTGTTTTCATTGGTCCCTGCTGTTGTGGTTCTGCCTGTCTAGTACCTCAGACCTGACTAATTATGTTAATTGATCACCTATTCGTCAGCCTCTGGAGGAGGTTCCTGGTTTCCTGTTCGTTTAACTCCCGGGACGTGAAGAGTCGCAGTAAACCCCAGGCACCAAGCTTGTGGACCGTCTCCGTCTGCAGGGACCCATGGACGAGCCAAGAAGAGAGTCCCTAGAGGACAGCGCGGTAGGGAAGCGATCCGACGCTAATTCCATTTGCCGCAAATGCTACACATGTGTTCATGAGGACCAACGCAAACATTATAAAAAGTGTGACCTGGATTCCCCCCTCAGTCCCGCAGGATGCGTCTCAACGCCGGAGAGCCCGCCGCTTACGGCAGCATAGTGGCGGCGGCCGACCCCGAGTCGCCCCCCCGGGGAGACGTGGAGGCGGCCCCGCTGCTGTCCCCGGCGCCCCGCGCGGTGCTGCGGCCTCTGagcaaggaggagctggaggaggcggcCGGGGGCCCGCGGTGGACTAGGATCCGGTCCCGCCTGGTCCTACTCTTCTGGCTGACGTGGCTCGCCATGCTCGGAACGGCGATCTTTATCGTGGTGAAGAGCCCCCGTCCGGTGGCCCCCCCGCTGCGGTGGTGGCAGAAGTCCCTATTCTACCGGCTGCAGCCCGCCCTGTTCATGGACTCTCAGCCCGGGAGTCTCCGAGGCATCGAGGGTGAGGGACCGTTTCAACAACTACATTTGCTTACTTTTAATTGAAAAGGAAACCTCGTTTACTTTAACCCACCGTCCCCTCCCCAGCGGTGTGCGCCCAGCTGGCCTACATCAGGTCCCTGGGTGTGGGGGCCGTGGTCCTGGAAGGCCTGTTCCTCACAGGGGCGTCTCCCGACGGCCCGGTCCTCAACGACAGCCTGGTGACCGGGCCTCAGGTGGACCACCTGCTCAAGGAGAGCAGCAAAGCCGGTGAGTGAAAACACAGCACGATACTGAAGATGTAACCCATAAGCAGGTCTTCTGTCAGCGCTACATGATGTGTAGAGTGACGTGATGTCCACTCCCTACAGGCCTGAGGGTGGTGCTCGATCTGTGTGAGCTGAACTTCACCGCATCAACCGAGGTTTCAGAAGTGAACGACACAAGCGTGTCTCCGGAGCGTCTCTCCACCGTCCAGGTGAGCCCTGGCCTTTGATGTTCACATCCGTTTGATCCCAAATCCAACAGTTCTAGTTCAGCAGTGAGTAACTTGATGCAGGGTGTCTACAACAAGTGTGTCCCAGTCAGGAGTTTAGAATAATGGACGGCTGTACGGTTTCTCCCAGCATGCGTTGAAGTCCTGGCTGGAGAAGGGCGTGGCCGGGTTTGCGATCTGCGACACGGATCCAGCCTATTCAGAACGGGTAAGGAGTCgttccccgtccctccccctccatctctgccCTGGCTAACCTGAAGCTCTCCGGCGTCTAGACCCTGACGGAGTGGAGGAGGGTCATCAGGGGGTTAAACGAGACGTGTGCTGACAGGTAAAGGTGTGACTGACGGGTAAAAGGTGTGAGTGACGTGTAGAGGGGTGTGAGTGACGGGTAGAGGGGTGTGAGTGACGGGTAGAGGGGTGTGAGTGACGGGTAGAGGGGTGTGAGTGACGGG harbors:
- the ppm1na gene encoding protein phosphatase, Mg2+/Mn2+ dependent, 1Na (putative), encoding MRTARRASNVEVPSFLRQLAKETEKMVTFFFKGGPRERDAGEDRDADGEDAAPSPYLDRPVLEKVVAEGGCGRGTSYAVASMQGWRSSMEDAHTCLPALKAPLAAWSYYAVFDGHAGSSVAQYCSRNLLDHILASGALREEEDPEEVKEGVGSAFLALDSHMHQLTRRDDWERSGSTAAAILISPHHLYFINCGDSRTLLCRDGAVAFYTEDHKPCNPRERERIQNAGGSVTLQRVNGSLAVSRALGDFTFKEVGWRPQTEQLVSPEPEVYEMERSADRDEFLILACDGVWDAIGNEELCAFVRSRLVVCEDLREICCQVLDLCLYKGSLDNMSIILVCFPGAPQLSQKALQEEAALEKQIDLTVGEIIALIRSRNEDPDLLYVIKFLTAENLEGLPPGGGVISKRDCIIAAYQKHILAGKSQEPMIIWGVHHTGPLTDHLGGPHWSSHRSSGGSTLVLSQIIWGVHHTGPLTDHLGGPPHWSSHRSSGGSTTLVLSQIIWGVHHTGPLTDHLGGPHWSSHRSSGGSTTLVLSQIIWGVHTGPLTDHLGGPPHWSSHRSHEGERICSSVNNEALTPLTNQDVVQEEPEKDSSSSE
- the si:dkey-202g17.3 gene encoding 4F2 cell-surface antigen heavy chain, encoding MDEPRRESLEDSASRRMRLNAGEPAAYGSIVAAADPESPPRGDVEAAPLLSPAPRAVLRPLSKEELEEAAGGPRWTRIRSRLVLLFWLTWLAMLGTAIFIVVKSPRPVAPPLRWWQKSLFYRLQPALFMDSQPGSLRGIEAVCAQLAYIRSLGVGAVVLEGLFLTGASPDGPVLNDSLVTGPQVDHLLKESSKAGLRVVLDLCELNFTASTEVSEVNDTSVSPERLSTVQHALKSWLEKGVAGFAICDTDPAYSERTLTEWRRVIRGLNETCADRIVLVRQTGEELNSTRSFNGSLVEVVMRSILPPTHHILSAQEVAESMEACLREGAGAVWPSWTMGGRTSSEFQKLLLVLMMTLPGSPALQPGDELSSTRNVTLPEDQDVPSSNTDRERRLALALYTSLSLSKAREEALVSGSFTMLSFNSSSSTLAPPILGFLRSWGCVQILVVLNVGPDSQSLDPHWAGGLPSAGVFMVGTGLDRMGSVALSALSLRPQEAVVIKLIEARSFSE